Sequence from the Streptomyces sp. R33 genome:
TGCCGGGCCCGCGCGGTGGCGGAGTCCACTCGGGCGCCCGCCACGATGTCCGCCGACGCGGCGATCCCGCCCCCGGCGCTGAGGACGAACCCGGCCGGCGCCGGATCCGCCCCGGACCCGCCGCCGGCGCCCAGGGCCGCGGCCAGGCCCCCGGCGGAGGTCGGCGCGGCGTCCCCGGCGAAGCCTGCCGAGAGGCTGATCCCGGCCGCTGCGGCGAATCCCGCCGAGACCTCCGCGCCCAGCTGGACGGCGGCACCCGCCGCCAGGGTCAGCGGACTGTCGAGCCCGCTCATCGCGCCGCGCCAGGCGGCCGGGTCCAGCCCGAGCCGGGACAGCAGCTGCTGGGCGGACTCCCCCTCCTGGGCCTGGACGACCTGCCGGGGCCGGCTGGTGCCGGACGTACCGGGCGCGGCTCCGGTGCGCCCCTCGCCGGCCTCGGTGGCGGTCCGGGCGTCGCGGGTGCCGGGGCCCTCGTCGTGCGCCTGGTACGCGAAGTTCTGCTCGACGATCGTCACCCCGACCTTGGCCCGCAGCGGGGTCCCGTCGGGCGCGAAGTGGTCGAGCTCCTCGGTGACCTGCGTGACGATGCCGTTGTAGCGGAGCGTGCCCCAGACGAACCGGACGGCGGGCGGCGGGTCGGAGGTCTTCGCCGGGGGTTCGACGAACTGCCGTACCAGGGCGGTCCAGCGGCGTACGTCGACGTACTGTCCGCCGCCGCGCTGTTCGGCGGTGTCGAATTCGAGGTCGAAGGTGAGGGTCGAGCCCTCCTGCGCGGGATGCTGGACCTTCTGGTTCCTCGTCGTCGCCCCGCCCCGGTCCACGTTGTTGTTGCGGCTGATCCGCAGGGTGGCCGGGTTGAACTGGACGGCGAGGGGCCGGCTGTCCGCCGCCTCCTTGACGAGCGGCGGCTGGTCCTTCCCCGGCTGGGCCGTGACCGTGAGCCGCTGCAGGGTGGCGTGGACCAGGGCCGTCACGGGGTCCGCTCCAGGCGCAGGCCCTCGTGGGCGATGTGCAGTTCCTCCACGGCTATCTCCCCCGTACGGGCGTTGAGCGTCGGTCCGGTGATCTTCAGCGGCAGGCCCCGGACGAACGTCCAGTGCGCGACGACCCGTCGGCCCGCGGGGTCGAGCACCTCCACGTCGCCGTCGTACCGCGGGACCGGGGCGCCGCCGGCGACCATGCCGTGCAGCCAGTCCCACAGGCTCGTGTCGGCGCTCCCCCCGTCGGCGGCGATGAGCATGCCCCGTTTGAGGACGAGCGGCTGGAGCCTGACCCGCCCCACCCGGCGCACCACTTCGTCGTTCGCGCCGCCTTGCAGGTACTCGCGTACGTCCGCCTCCAGGGCCAGTCCGGCGCATTCCTGGAACCCGCCGTCGCCGAGCCGGTCGGGGGCCCGGTCCGCCGTGCCGGGGCCGACCGCCGCGGGACCGGGCGCGGCGGCCTCGGAGGGCGGCCGGGGGATGACGGGAGGGGGCTCGGCGGTCCGGCCGGGCGTGGCGCTGCGCGTGAGGCGCACCCGGAACCTGAAGGTCTGCACGAGCTCGGGCACGCTCACCTCATGTCACCGCCACGGCGCCGTCGGCGTCCTGTGCGATCCGCAGGACGAGGTATTCCAGGGGGTGCGCGGGGGCCACGCCGATCTCGGCGACCAGCCGTCCGAGCCCTTGCGACCAGCCGGGGTTGAGGCGTTCGTCGCAGCGTACGAAGAAGGCCTCGTCCTCGCTGTCGCCTGCGAACGCCCCGTTCCGGTACAGGCCGCGCAGCAGCCGGACGACGGCTCCGCGCAGTTCCTCGCGCAGCTGCGGGGTGTGGGGTTCGAAGGCCAGCCCCTGCGCCTGCCGGTCCAGGACGAGCCGGAGCATGGTCATCAGCCGGCGCACGCTGAGCTGCACGTAGTCGGGGTCCCGGGAGAGGGTGCGGGCCGAGGCGAGCCGGTAGCCGTCGCGTTCGGCGCGGAACACGTCGATGCCGAGCGGGTGCAGCTCGTCGCAGTCGGCGTCGCCGAGCCGCTGCACCGCCGTCACGGCGCCGGCGGCGAGTGCGTTGGCCGGGCCCCAGGGCAGTCCGAGGCTCCGCTCGCGCGCGGCGATGATCCCGGCGGCGAACCCGGAGGGCGGGACCTGCACGGCCAGGCGGTCCGGGTCGTCGGGCTCGACGACGCCGAGCCAGGGGTGGTACGCGGCGGCGTACGAGCTGTCGAAGGCGGCGCGCCAGCGGGCGACGGCGCGGACGGGGAGACCCGGCGGCACGTCGAGGAGGGCGACGAACCGCCGTTGGCGCTCCGCGAGGGCGACGAGCCGCTGCTGGCGCCGGATGATCTCGGGCAGCTGGGCGGCACTGTCCAGGAGCAGGCCGCGCGGGCGCGCCGGGTGCAGGGTCATGGGGGCGGACGTCGGCGGGCAGGGCGCGAAGCGGGCTCCGACGTCCCGCGGCGGGGTCTCGGTGGTGGGGAGGGCCTCGCCGTACTGCCACAGCAGATCGGGTACGCAGAGCAGCCCGACCTCGGGGACGAGTGCCATCCGGTCCGTGCCGAAGGCCACGGGGGATCCGGGGTCCTCGACGCTCTCGGCGCCGCCGACGGGCAGCAGTTCGACGGGGACCGGCCCCTCGAAGCTGTCCGCGCCGATGCCCTCGTAGCGATCGGCGCCCGGGCGGACGGGGCGGGAGAGGGCGGAGCCGAGGAAGGCGTCCGGCGGGAGCAGTGCTGCGGGCCACGGCCCGTCGGGGGCCACCAGCAGGGATTCGGCGGCCAGTACGGAGGC
This genomic interval carries:
- a CDS encoding phage tail protein — protein: MPELVQTFRFRVRLTRSATPGRTAEPPPVIPRPPSEAAAPGPAAVGPGTADRAPDRLGDGGFQECAGLALEADVREYLQGGANDEVVRRVGRVRLQPLVLKRGMLIAADGGSADTSLWDWLHGMVAGGAPVPRYDGDVEVLDPAGRRVVAHWTFVRGLPLKITGPTLNARTGEIAVEELHIAHEGLRLERTP
- a CDS encoding phage tail sheath subtilisin-like domain-containing protein — its product is MSPAGFAGLRLGAPGVYRDARRAAASFRPVRLDVAGFVGVAPRGPVDEPVAVARWSDYQQYFGGFEGPGLLPHAVRAFFAQGGVRAHVLRVAPLPRAPHPAAEEACALHRITLARADAPGAGPGSATPCEIGLRARNEGSWGGRLSVRWEFTGAGQFEAAVTGRDLALPEGRTPPAGSVLRVRGAGLPPAGRFFRILELAERQDASGQRRRVAVLDRPPGGDGGVVGARPPTVEAEPVTATVTVADGDPAHPRRERFAELGLGPAHPRYAASVLAAESLLVAPDGPWPAALLPPDAFLGSALSRPVRPGADRYEGIGADSFEGPVPVELLPVGGAESVEDPGSPVAFGTDRMALVPEVGLLCVPDLLWQYGEALPTTETPPRDVGARFAPCPPTSAPMTLHPARPRGLLLDSAAQLPEIIRRQQRLVALAERQRRFVALLDVPPGLPVRAVARWRAAFDSSYAAAYHPWLGVVEPDDPDRLAVQVPPSGFAAGIIAARERSLGLPWGPANALAAGAVTAVQRLGDADCDELHPLGIDVFRAERDGYRLASARTLSRDPDYVQLSVRRLMTMLRLVLDRQAQGLAFEPHTPQLREELRGAVVRLLRGLYRNGAFAGDSEDEAFFVRCDERLNPGWSQGLGRLVAEIGVAPAHPLEYLVLRIAQDADGAVAVT